In a genomic window of Gossypium arboreum isolate Shixiya-1 chromosome 7, ASM2569848v2, whole genome shotgun sequence:
- the LOC108459241 gene encoding serine/threonine-protein phosphatase PP1: MGSASIDPVLLDDIICRLLEFKQARPGKQVQLMEGEIRQLCTVAREIFLQQPNLLELEAPIKICGDIHGQYADLLRLFEYGGFPPKANYLFLGDYVDRGKQSLETICLLLAYKIKYPENFFLLRGNHECASINRIYGFYDECKRRFNVRLWKTFTDCFNCLPVAALIDDKILCMHGGLSPDLTNLDQIRSITRPTDVPDSGLLCDLLWSDPGRDIKGWGMNDRGVSFTYGPDRVSDFLMKNDMDLVCRAHQVVEDGYEFFADRQLVTIFSAPNYCGEFDNAGAMMSVDESLMCSFQILKPADKRSRFI, translated from the exons ATGGGATCTGCTTCGATTGACCCTGTTCTTTTGGATGATATAATATGTCGTTTATTGGAGTTTAAGCAAGCGAGGCCCGGGAAGCAAGTGCAGCTAATGGAAGGAGAGATCCGTCAGCTTTGCACCGTTGCAAGAGAAATCTTTCTTCAACAGCCTAATCTTCTTGAACTTGAAGCTCCCATCAAGATCTGTG gGGACATTCATGGGCAGTATGCTGATCTTCTGCGGCTTTTTGAATATGGGGGTTTTCCTCCCAAAGCTAATTATTTATTCCTTGGGGACTATGTTGATCGTGGCAAGCAGAGTCTAGAAACAATATGCCTTTTGCTAGCCTATAAGATTAAATATCCTGAGAACTTCTTTCTTTTGAGAGGGAATCATGAATGTGCTTCTATTAATCGGATTTATGGATTTTATGATGAATGCAAACGAAGGTTCAATGTGAGACTTTGGAAAACCTTTACTGATTGTTTTAACTGTCTTCCAGTGGCTGCTCTAATAGATGACAAAATATTGTGCATGCATGGTGGCCTTTCTCCTGATCTAACAAATTTGGATCAAATTAGGAGTATAACCCGACCAACTGATGTTCCCGATTCTGGTTTGCTTTGTGATTTACTTTGGTCAGATCCTGGTAGGGATATCAAAGGCTGGGGCATGAATGATCGAGGAGTCTCATTCACCTATGGCCCAGATAGAGTCTCTGACTTCTTAATGAAAAATGACATGGACCTTGTTTGCCGTGCCCATCAG GTTGTTGAAGATGGATATGAATTTTTCGCTGACAGACAGCTTGTTACTATATTTTCTGCTCCCAACTATTGTGGTGAATTTGACAATGCTGGTGCAATGATGAGTGTCGATGAAAGCCTAATGTGTTCATTCCAAATTCTTAAGCCTGCAGATAAAAGGTCCAGGTTCATTTGA